One Pyrenophora tritici-repentis strain M4 chromosome 5, whole genome shotgun sequence DNA window includes the following coding sequences:
- a CDS encoding NtpB, Archaeal-vacuolar-type H+-ATPase subunit B: protein MPEVVDPRMISVTPRIRYNTIGGVNGPLVILDNVKFPRYNEIVSLTLPDGTERSGQVLEARGNRAVVQVFEGTSGIDVKKTKVEFTGHSLKLGVSEDMLGRIFDGSGKPIDKGPKVLAEDYLDINGSPINPYSRVYPEEMISTGISAIDTMNSIARGQKIPIFSSSGLPHNEIAAQICRQAGLVGKPTKGVHDDHDDNFSIVFGAMGVNLETSRFFTRDFEENGSMERVTLFLNLANDPTIERIITPRLALTTAEYYAYQLEKHVLVILTDLSSYCDALREVSAAREEVPGRRGYPGYMYTDLSTIYERAGRVEGRNGSITQIPILTMPNDDITHPIPDLTGYITEGQIFVDRQLDNKGIYPPINVLPSLSRLMKSAIGEGRTRKDHGDVSNQLYAKYAIGRDAAAMKAVVGEEALSSEDKLSLEFLEKFERSFIAQGAYESRSIHESLDLAWSLLRIYPKELLNRIPAKVLDQYYQRSRGTDNGEAKKGSKDTKDNSGEEQQGENLIDV from the exons ATGCCTGAAGTCGTGGACCCCCGCATGATCTCGGTAACGCCTCGCATACGGTACAACACTATCGGCGGCGTGAACGGCCCACTCGTTATCCTCGACAAT GTCAAATTCCCGCGATACAACGAAATTGTGTCCTTGACTCTGCCTGATGGCACCGAGAGATCGGGTCAAGTTCTTGAAGCTCGAG GCAACCGAGCCGTCGTCCAG GTCTTCGAAGGCACTTCCGGTATCGATGTCAAGAAG ACAAAAGTAGAGTTCACCGGCCACAGCCTGAAGCTTGGTGTGTCTGAGGACATGTTGGGTCGTATCTTTGATGGTTCAGGAAAGCCCATCGACAAGGGCCCCAAGGTGCTCGCTGAGGACTACCTTGACATCAACGGAAGCCCTATCAACCCGTACTCTCGC GTGTACCCTGAAGAAATGATCTCGACCGGTATTTCCGCCATTGACACTATGAACTCGATCGCCCGTGGTCAAAAGATTCCCATCTTCTCATCGTCCGGTCTTCCCCACAACGAAATCGCCGCGCAGATTTGCAGACAGGCTGGTCTGGTCGGCAAGCCCACCAAGGGTGTACACGATGACCACGATGACAACTTCTCCATTGTCTTCGGTGCCATGGGTGTCAACCTGGAGACGAGTCGCTTCTTCACACGCGACTTCGAGGAGAATGGCAGCATGGAGCGTGTCACACTGTTCCTGAACTTGGCAAACGATCCCAC TATCGAACGTATCATCACTCCTCGTCTCGCCCTTACCACTGCCGAATACTATGCCTACCAGCTCGAGAAGCACGTCTTGGTCATCCTTACCGATTTGTCTTCCTACTGCGATGCGCTTCGTGAGGTTTCTGCTGCCCGAGAGGAAGTTCCCGGTCGACGTGGTTACCCCGGTTACATGTACACGGATTTGTCAACCATCTACGAGCGCGCTGGACGTGTAGAGGGTCGTAACGGATCCATTACCCAGATTCCCATCTTGACTATGCCTAACGACG ATATCACACATCCCATTCCCGATCTGACAGGTTATATTACCGAAGGCCAGATCTTTGTTGATCGACAACTGGACAACAAGGGTATCTACCCTCCAATCAACGTCTTGCCATCTCTTTCGCGTCTCATGAAGTCTGCCATTGGTGAGGGTCGCACACGAAAGGACCACGGCGATGTCTCCAACCAGCTATATGCCAAGTATGCTATCGGTCGTGATGCTGCAGCCATGAAGGCAGTTGTCGGAGAAGAGGCTCTTTCTTCGGAAGACAAGCTATCTCTGGAGTTCCTTGAGAAGTTTGAACGCTCCTTCATCGCGCAGGGAGCGTATGAGTCCCGCTCTATTCACGAGTCCCTTGACCTAGCATGGTCGTTGCTTCGTATCTACCCCAAGGAACTCCTCAACCGTATCCCAGCCAAGGTGCTTGATCAGTACTACCAGAGGAGTCGGGGTACTGACAATGGTGAGGCGAAGAAGGGCAGCAAGGATACCAAGGATAACTCGGGTGAGGAGCAACAGGGCGAGAACCTGATTGATGTATAG
- a CDS encoding Med15 multi-domain protein, whose protein sequence is MMTTSYPNHGGMHPQGMQHTHPGMGGPGQNQGQPGMPPGMQHVSGPNGPVSQAGPMMGMQPGMGNNAHALSHLQPQQPHMFPQQQQHQMSE, encoded by the coding sequence ATGATGACCACGAGCTATCCAAACCATGGCGGCATGCACCCCCAAGGCATGCAACATACGCATCCAGGCATGGGCGGTCCAGGACAAAATCAAGGACAGCCCGGAATGCCACCGGGCATGCAACATGTTTCCGGTCCCAATGGCCCCGTCAGCCAGGCAGGTCCGATGATGGGCATGCAACCGGGCATGGGAAATAATGCGCATGCCCTGTCACACTTACAGCCTCAGCAGCCACACATGTTCCcccagcagcaacagcatCAGATGAGTGAGTAG
- a CDS encoding LIM-bind multi-domain protein, with product MQQRNPALAQAQAQAAAQQNQVRQMALMQQQKQAQSQSQGQGTLKLLNFVEQIGRFDVSQDENKQINNVERWQAFVDKFFTETGSFINVVCSPSADRSKQFEIVYAALPRYFYTLFRTDVTNLQITLDGATEKSQPPELKVTCDRAKFIYTYKNSCQLVYHGKLTAFWSGSDKMEWLMFDGACHEQFIPFNALRSLFVQPSPNQMNPNQSPRMKNKKAQQQRAGQEIPQPYLPFNKLPSTGTTDYGLPQGLQNYLEIYESMNHMTSLMAHCIENPHMKPSEALESWNNTMSNNQAVLQGGQNPGQQQPQGMQPNMQPGIRPPGPGQPGPMFMSPAMQNSLLPNGSIGGSPHFQHTPSPNSQPMMKQQSTSSHTMSVNTSPNMNNKRRRSTAKIEMDDGGGEMNGAQKVKQSPRPGANKRMKAGG from the exons ATGCAACAACGGAATCCAGCGTTGGCACAAGCACAGGCCCAAGCCGCTGCGCAGCAGAACCAAGTCCGTCAAATGGCATTAATGCAACAACAGAAGCAAGCCCAATCTCAAAGTCAAGGCCAAGGAACACTGAAGCTGTTGAATTTTGTGGAGCAGATAGGAAGATTTGACGTATCCCAAGACGAGAACAAACAGATCAACAACGTAGAGAGGTGGCAAGCTTTCGTGGACAAGTTCTTCACCGAAACAGGATCCTTCATCAACGTAGTCTGTTCGCCGAGCGCGGACAGATCTAAGCAGTTTGAAATTGTGTACGCTGCGCTACCACGGTACTTCTACACACTTTTTAGAACGGATGTCACAAACCTTCAGATAACGTTGGACGGGGCCACCGAGAAGTCACAGCCCCCCGAGCTAAAGGTGACCTGCGACCGAGCAAAGTTCATATACACGTACAAAAACTCCTGTCAACTGGTCTACCACGGCAAGCTGACGGCGTTTTGGTCTGGTTCAGACAAGATGGAATGGCTGATGTTCGATGGTGCTTGCCATGAGCAGTTCATACCTTTCAATGCTTTGAGAAGTTTGTTCGTTCAGCCATCGCCGAATCAAATGAACCCTAACCAGTCGCCGCGAATGAAGAACAAGAAAGCACAGCAGCAACGTGCTGGACAGGAGATACCCCAACCATATTTGCCGTTCAACAAATTGCCCAGCACCGGTACAACAGACTACGGTCTGCCACAAGGCTTGCAGAACTATCTCGAG ATTTACGAATCCATGAATCACATGACCAGCTTAATGGCACACTGTATCGAAAATCCGCACATGAAGCCGAGCGAGGCTCTGGAGTCTTGGAATAACACAATGTCAAACAACCAGGCTGTTCTGCAAGGTGGGCAGAACCCAGGGCAACAACAACCGCAAGGTATGCAACCCAACATGCAACCTGGGATTCGACCACCTGGCCCTGGCCAACCCGGTCCAATGTTCATGTCGCCTGCCATGCAAAATTCCCTACTTCCCAATGGCTCCATTGGCGGCTCACCTCATTTCCAGCACACGCCATCCCCTAATTCGCAGCCCATGATGAAGCAACAAAGCACCAGTTCACACACGATGAGTGTCAATACATCGCccaacatgaacaacaagcgGCGGCGGAGTACAGCCAAGATAGAAATGGATGACGGCGGAGGGGAAATGAACGGTGCACAGAAGGTCAAGCAAAGTCCAAGGCCCGGTGCTAACAAGAGGATGAAGGCGGGCGGCTAA